One Rhododendron vialii isolate Sample 1 chromosome 2a, ASM3025357v1 genomic region harbors:
- the LOC131316000 gene encoding protein DMP4-like: MEIKVENNEEQKLPLLEDKSIPEFEEKKSLIQIAISQTFQSTAHLANLLPTGSVLAFQLLSPIFTNEGECDAVSRSLTAGLIVLCGLSCILLSFTDSFKDKKGNICYGFATTRGMWVIDGSETLPPEEASKYRLKFIDFMHAFMSILVFSAVALFDQNVVNCFYPRPSDEAKEVLASLPIGIGVVCSMLFVVFPTQRHGIGFPVTSK, translated from the coding sequence atggagattAAGGTAGAAAACAATGAGGAACAAAAACTCCCCCTCCTGGAAGATAAATCCATTCCCGAGTTCGAAGAGAAAAAATCCCTAATACAAATAGCCATCagccaaacattccaaagcACAGCCCATTTAGCCAACCTTTTACCGACTGGGTCAGTTCTCGCTTTCCAACTTCTCTCCCCAATTTTCACAAACGAAGGTGAGTGTGATGCGGTCAGCCGGTCCTTAACCGCAGGCCTGATCGTTCTATGTGGGCTGTCTTGTATTTTACTAAGCTTCACAGATAGCTTCAAGGACAAGAAAGGGAATATTTGCTACGGGTTTGCCACTACCCGCGGGATGTGGGTAATTGATGGGTCAGAGACGCTACCACCCGAAGAAGCTTCAAAATACCGGCTGAAATTTATAGATTTCATGCATGCTTTCATGTCAATATTGGTCTTTTCAGCAGTTGCCCTGTTTGATCAGAATGTCGTGAATTGCTTCTACCCAAGGCCGTCGGATGAGGCCAAGGAGGTCCTCGCATCGTTGCCAATTGGAATTGGGGTGGTTTGCAGCATGTTGTTCGTTGTGTTCCCTACCCAACGCCATGGAATCGGCTTCCCCGTCACTTCTAAGTAG